The nucleotide sequence GGCGCGACGAATGCAGCGGCAGCCTTCACAACGGGGCCAGTGACGACGGGCTTGGCGTTGTAGACGGCGTCAGCGCTGGCTCCAGCCTTGGTGCCTGGCTCGTTGGTGTCGATGGTGGCGCGGAAGCCATGGGCATCGGCGATGTAGTTGACGTGGCGGTAGATGCCGTGAGCGTCGGTGTAGCCGTAAGATCCAGTCTTGGTGTTGCTGGCGTCGCTTTCTTCGTTGCGGTGCTGCTTGTTTCCGTACTCGTCAACGGTGTTGTAGCCGAAGCTGTATGGTTGAGGTGCCTGTAAGGTCGAAACGGTTCAAATAAATAGGAGGTGAAGGAGGAGAGGACATTTACAGATTTGAACTGCTCAAAGCAGGCAGAGTCTCTCAAGTAAACTTACTCTTATTCTCGTACTCTGTTTTATCATTACTATTGTTAAGATAACTTGGGCATAAAAAGTCAAACAAGCGAAACATGGGGGAAAACTTTCATTCTTTATGCTGTCATGATATCATCATTAACCCCAGCAACCCCTGGTGGTCTGGTGATAATAAAAAATGAGCTGGTATAATCGGTTCCACAATTGTAGAGGCGCATTTTCATATTATTTTTAACATAAATCCAATCCACTCAACCTTCGATGAAGCTGTAGCAAATCGTTACTGGCCAGCAGAATGGGGAGGAGGACATTTGCGCGCCCAGTGTCTCGAGGTTCGAACGTAACTCGAGGCATCTTTAAAAGTATAAGTATGGAAAAATAGGCAGAGATCCTCCAGAGCGGAAGTCTGGAGGATTTTTGTAATGCTGAGCAAGGACAGATTTAATAAGCTTTTACACTAGATGAACAAAGGAGTAATTGTAGGCTACATGGTGCCACAGATGATGACATAGTTCGTGACAAAGTGTTGATCCGACTATCCCTTAGTCTGTGAAGGGTTATGTGGGCAATTGCGAAATTCATTCCTCTGTTTCGTCTGAGAAGGCCCTTCCCACGGTTGATTGGCCTCGACCACCCTGCTCTAGATGGCGTATTGTTCTCCAGGCGCGGCGTCT is from Ornithodoros turicata isolate Travis chromosome 8, ASM3712646v1, whole genome shotgun sequence and encodes:
- the LOC135366110 gene encoding cuticle protein 10.9-like — protein: MIAKVALCLCLASAAYAGGRFGPGPFAGHGGFYAAAAAPKALVAEPFYAPQPYSFGYNTVDEYGNKQHRNEESDASNTKTGSYGYTDAHGIYRHVNYIADAHGFRATIDTNEPGTKAGASADAVYNAKPVVTGPVVKAAAAFVAPTYAKFGFPAHGHHGYGSRY